A single Triticum dicoccoides isolate Atlit2015 ecotype Zavitan chromosome 2A, WEW_v2.0, whole genome shotgun sequence DNA region contains:
- the LOC119353122 gene encoding uncharacterized protein LOC119353122: MSAVVSPPVLPDPRGAPSWVLLDTAGYIAKRGNATFAKTLGSNGQPIGVTFCTAAPPHVSHFCVHCPGLAPADFLEDPKVIAAEADLVLFRLCVDPLAVAGERLFDYFLYTAHPRRPSLQLLPHPYPYLFHDCEAALLRCGEDEYAIAALRNIDDYFTDEPQMSFNLYLYRSSRPGEGWTARVVSVEEPLRDTVCPVEEPKRVP; this comes from the coding sequence ATGAGCGCCGTCGTCAGCCCGCCTGTCCTCCCCGACCCCCGCGGCGCCCCGAGCTGGGTCCTCCTCGACACCGCGGGATACATCGCCAAACGCGGCAACGCCACCTTCGCCAAGACCTTGGGGAGCAACGGCCAGCCCATCGGGGTCACCTTCTGCACCGCCGCTCCGCCCCACGTCTCCCACTTCTGCGTCCACTGCCCCGGCCTCGCGCCCGCCGACTTCCTCGAGGATCCCAAGGTGATCGCCGCCGAGGCCGACCTCGTCCTCTTCCGCCTCTGCGTCGACCCCCTGGCCGTCGCCGGCGAGCGCCtcttcgactacttcctctacacggCGCACCCTCGCCGCCCCTCGCTCCAGCTTCTCCCGCACCCCTACCCCTACCTCTTCCACGACTGCGAGGCCGCCCTCCTGCGCTGCGGTGAGGATGAGTACGCCATCGCCGCTCTCAGGAACATCGATGACTACTTCACCGACGAGCCGCAGATGTCCTTCAACCTTTACCTCTACCGCTCGTCCAGGCCCGGCGAGGGGTGGACCGCCAGGGTGGTGTCGGTGGAGGAGCCACTCAGGGACACGGTCTGCCCGGTGGAGGAGCCCAAGCGGGTTCCATGA